The Streptomyces sp. NBC_00775 genome includes the window GAAGAACGCGCGGGTCGTCGGGACATCGAGTTCCACGACGGTCTCACCGTCGAGACGGCCCACGAGCCCGTCGTCGAACGTCACCAGTTTCATCGAACCACTCCTTAACTGTCGACAGTCAGCCTGCCCAGAGGTGGGTTTGGCGTCAAGAGTCGCGCAAAGTGTGGACACAAAATGCGGCGGTGGCTTACGGTCCGAGCATGCGGACGACATGGGACTTCACCGGGGCGCGCGCACTGGTCGCCGGCGCCGGAGGGATCGGCGCGGCGGTGACCAGCGCGCTCGCGGAGGCGGGCGCCGACGTACTCGTCCTCGACGTGGACGAGGCGAAGGTGGACAAGGTCTGCCAGGGTGCGAACTCCGTCAACGGCCTGACCGCCGACCTCACTTCGGCGGATGCCTGCCGTGCGGCCGTCGACAGATCCGTGCAGCTCCTGGGCGGAATCGATGTGTTCGTGCACGCGGTCGGCGTCAATGACCGCAGGCCGGTGCTGGAGACACCCGACGAGGTGTGGGAGCGGCTGCGCGCCGTCAATCTCGACAGCGCGTTCTGGCTGGGCCGCGCCATCGGCGCGGTGATGGTGCCGGCCTGCCACGGACGGATCGTCTTCCTCTCCTCGGTGTCCGGTCTGCTCGCCCACAAGGACCATGCGCCGTACGCGGCCACGAAGGGCGGCGTCAACCAGCTCATGCGGGTCATGGCCCGCGAATGGGCCGCGGCCGGCGTCACCGTCAACGCCGTCGCGCCCGGCTACACCGAGACGGACCTGACCCGCGCCTACCTGTCCGAACCCGGGATCCGCGCGTCCCTGGAGGCGCTCGTGCCCGCCGGACGACTCGGTCGCCCCGAAGACCTGGCGGGGCCGGTGCTCTTCCTCGCCTCCGACCAGGCCGCGTTCGTCACCGGTCAGGTGCTGTACGCGGACGGTGGCCGGACCCTCGTATGACGCGCGCTCTCTCCACCCACGGACGACCGCGTTGCGTCCGCACCTCTCCACCTCCTCTTCTGCCTCTTCTGCCTCTTCTGCTCATTCGAACGGAGATCACATGACTGCCGTCCCCGAACGCTTCACCGGCAAGACCGTCCTCGTCACCGGAGCGGGCACCGGATTCGGCGCCGAGATCGCGGTGCGGGCCGCCCGGGAGGGCGCCGACGTCGCCATCCACTACCGCAGTTCGAGCGCGGGCGCCGAGGCCACCGCAGAGCGGGTCACCGCGCTCGGCCGCAAGGCCTTCATCGTGCAGGCCGACATCGCCGAGCGCGCCCAGATCCGGCGTCTGGCCGACGAGGTGTGGGCCCGCTTCGGCCGCCTGGACGTGGCCGTCAACAACGTCGGCGACGTGGCCCGCGAGCAGATGTCCTGGCGTGACATCACGGAGGAGTCCATCGATCACGTCCTCGCCGTGGACGTGAAGGGCACGCTGCTGTGCACCCATGAGTTCGGTGCGCGGATGCTGGAGCAGGAGGGGGGCGGGGCCATCGTCAACATCGGCTCCACCGTGGTCGTACGGGGCAGCGCCCGGGCCCCGCAGTACGCCGCCGCCAAGTACGGCATCATCGGCCTCACCAAGTCGTACGCCCATGCGTTCGCGCCGGCGGTTCGGGTGAACGTGTTCGCGCCCGGGTTCATCGAGACCCCGGCGACGCTGGGGCGCCAGGACTGGAAGAACGGCCGCGGGGAGCAGTTGCGTGCGGCGACGCCCATGGGGCGGATACCCGGGCCTGAGGAGCTTGCGGGGGCCGCGCTGTTCCTTGCGACGGAGGATGCGCAGCACATCACCGGTGGGTTCCTTGTTGCTGATGGTGGCTACAACATGATCGGGGCGTAGGCGCTCCGCTGAGGGGTGCGGTTTTCGGCTGCGGGTTCGTGGGGGCTGGTCGCGCAGTTCCCCGCGCCCCTTTCGGGGCGCTCCAGCTCGCCCAAGTGACAAAGAAGCCCTCTAGAAATGGAAAAGCTCCGGCTCCCGGGAAAACGGTTCGCATCCTCCCCTCCCGGGGGCCGGTTTTTTCATGGGGTTACGCCACGGTCAGTGTGAGCGCACCGGTGTAGCTCTTGCCCGGGGTGATCGTGGTGGTGGTGCCGCCGACCTTCAGGGTCACAGTCTTGCCGCTCGGGGCGCTGACGGAGGCGTCGGAGGCGATGGTCAGGGCGCTGAGGTAGGACGTGCCGGTGACCGTCCAGTCGGCGCCGTTCTTCAGGGTCACGATGACACCGTTGTTCACGACCGTCTGGGCGGTGTTGGTGACCTCGCCGATCTGCAGGTACTCCGCCGAGGTGATGGTGGAGACGCTGTGCTTGGCCGCGGAGGCGGAGATGACGCCCTCGACGGTGGAGCCGTCGAAGGTGAGCACCAGGTTCTGGCCCTGGATGCTCGCGTTGCCGCCGCCCCATACGGAGTTGTAGAAGTTGCCGGTCAGGGCGATGTCGGTGAACGTGGCGGTCGAGTCGCCGGTCTGGGCGCTGGTGGTGACCCAGCTGGACGACTTCGTGGCACTGCCGGTGGGCTCGGTGTAGGTGCCGATCGTCTCGCTGCTCCACGGCTCGCCCGACACCGACACGCTGCTGGGACGGTCGGTGTCCATCAGCTGGAAGATGACGCCGTTGCCGGCCTCGATGGTGGCCCCTTCGGAACCGTCCACGACGACGGTCGCCGCCGAGGCCTTCGAGAGGAACGTGGTCTTCTCCGTGCTGACCTGGGTCCCGCCGTCGATGGTGACGGTCGAGGCGCCGTACCACATGAAGCCGAAACGCCCGGAGTTCAGGGCGCAGGACTTCTCGCTGAGGGCCGACAGCTCGGTGCTGGTGAGCCCCAGTTCCAGCGAGTCGTTCAGGTCGGAGACCGTGCCCGCGACGCTGTCGCCGTAGTGAACGGTTCCGCTCCAGGTGATCAGGACGTAGTCGCCGACGTCGTAGGTGCTGCCGAGGATGTGCTCGGTCACGTTGCCGATGGCGTACGACCCGTAGCCGACCCCGCCGGTGTTGGCGATGGTGCTGTTGATGACGGTGAGTGTGCAGTTGCTGCCACCGTCGACGGACAGTGCTCCCCAGTTCTCCGAGGAGACGGAGGAGTTGATGTACGCGGCACGGGTGTTGGCGCCGAGGAGGTTGGTGGCGCGGACGTTGCCGGACAGACCCAGCATCCACGGCACGGTGATCATGTACTTGGTGTCGCCGGTGCCGGAGGCGGGGTACTCGTCGGGGACGGTGCCGTCCGCCGTGTGGATCGTGGAGTTCTTCACGATCACATGGGCGGTGGCGTCGGCGATGACGGCGGTGCGGACCACGCCCTGGTTGGTGATGGTGGCGCCGTTGACGACGAGGGTGGTGCCGTCACCGGTGCCGACGACGGACGCGCCGTAGCCGATGAAGTCGCAGCGGCCGTTGCCGGTGAAGGCGATCTTCGCGTTCTTGAGCGTGTACGTGCCGCCGCCGGTGACATAGACACCGTTGAACGCCTCGCCGGTCGAGGTCAGCCGGATGCCGGTCGCGGCGGTGTTGGTGGCCGACCCGCCCTTCACGTTCGCCAGTACCGACTTGGACTTGTCCACGCCGTCGGAGTCGACGTAGATCGCCTGGCGGAAGGGGAAGGTGAGGGTGCTGTACGCGACCTCGTTGGCCTCGGCGACGGTGATGACGACGGTGCCCGTGTAGGTGCCGGCGGCGATCGCGGTGGCCGCTCCGCCGTAGCCGTCGGTGAGCAGGGCCAGCTCGCTGCCGGTCTCCACGCTGTTCACGGTGAGGCTGATGCTGTAGCCGTCGGGGGCTGCGAGAATGCCGCCCTCCTCGATGGTCAGCGAGCTGAGCTTGGTGGTCGCGGTGACCTCGACGGTCTCCCCGGAGCCGACGGTGAGCGTCGCCTTGGTGCCGACGGCGTGCGCGACGGCGGGGGCCGCGAGAGTGGGGGCGAAGGCGGCGGCGACCGCCACGAGCAGGGCGC containing:
- a CDS encoding SDR family NAD(P)-dependent oxidoreductase, whose protein sequence is MRTTWDFTGARALVAGAGGIGAAVTSALAEAGADVLVLDVDEAKVDKVCQGANSVNGLTADLTSADACRAAVDRSVQLLGGIDVFVHAVGVNDRRPVLETPDEVWERLRAVNLDSAFWLGRAIGAVMVPACHGRIVFLSSVSGLLAHKDHAPYAATKGGVNQLMRVMAREWAAAGVTVNAVAPGYTETDLTRAYLSEPGIRASLEALVPAGRLGRPEDLAGPVLFLASDQAAFVTGQVLYADGGRTLV
- a CDS encoding SDR family NAD(P)-dependent oxidoreductase, translating into MTAVPERFTGKTVLVTGAGTGFGAEIAVRAAREGADVAIHYRSSSAGAEATAERVTALGRKAFIVQADIAERAQIRRLADEVWARFGRLDVAVNNVGDVAREQMSWRDITEESIDHVLAVDVKGTLLCTHEFGARMLEQEGGGAIVNIGSTVVVRGSARAPQYAAAKYGIIGLTKSYAHAFAPAVRVNVFAPGFIETPATLGRQDWKNGRGEQLRAATPMGRIPGPEELAGAALFLATEDAQHITGGFLVADGGYNMIGA